ACCGAAACATTCCGAGtagaatttacataaaatactgTGGTAATTACTGTGTTTATTGTTCTAACAATATTTCAGTtgaacatttttctttaacgCCCTGCTAGTAGTTAGTGATGGCGAGTTCAGTGGAGGGATCATTTGGTCTGGAATCAATCGTGGTCGCCGGCCGTTGATTGGCGTCGAGCACGCGATACAGATCACAGGCGCTCACAGCGCACGCACCCGCACGGACAAAAGAAATGTATTCCTTACTCTAATAACTCATGGGAAAGTCTAAAAGAAATGCCATTGATGGGAATTCAGTTGccttttgtatttaatgatcCGTtcgctttataataaattgtttaaaataatacaacttcAAATCGGCCTGCCTGCAGATGTCTATCGTGTTGTTAATGTCATTGAAGTATCTATAACATTATCGCGTgtgtagtatattttatacttggCACCTAATTCTTAATAGTTCTTTCATACGGACTTTATGTGTCCTATTAACAATGTAAATGCGGTCATTTTTTAGTTCAAAGCGACACTTGCAAACGTCCGTCGCGGTGGACGACTCCGATGCAAATGAGCATCGATTCTAAGCGTGACGTGTATCGCGCCCACCCCTTTCTTTATTCAACTACCCACCTTCATTTACAATCCCGGATACGCATTCCCCATTCGCTATTCGCTGATATATGCCACTACTAAATTATCACTGTATTTTTCTCACTGTCACAGTGACATAATAATTTAGGGCGCCTTAACTTCCAAAGCCTTTGAATATTCATACAATCAATACAACCACTACTGGTATAGTTTTCGCGTGCACGCACGCGATACGCTGTcacataaacaaataactcTAGAATTTTTAGGGCGTTATAACGTACGGCACTCCACTGGTGAGAGTGTCTAACGTGAAACGACCGATATTCTATAGAATTAAAGAGAACAACATTCCAAACGAAGTCTAGACTTTCTATGCTAgctagaatataatatataaattagaaaaacaaagaaacGCCAGCTGTAGTACcaacattataaaaagtagATGTTTTCTACAAGAACATATCATTGAGTAAGCAACTTCCGTGACCGGATGGTATTAATTGTGGACtccttttttgttttcaatatccATCAAAAATGCACATCATAATGACCGCAGCGAGGAACTGATAGCATCATCTTTTATAGTCTAAATGAGATATTCTAGAGGAAACTAATTCGCCGTTAGCAGACACGACACATCGATGCTGTTTTTATGATAGTACACAACAACAAAATGGCGGTGTGGCGACGGGAAACAGAAGAGcgcaattttttaaaaatattcctaagCACGTCTCCGTAATTGTCCTCATGCGTATtcagaataacaaaatatctaaCGTAAGATCAAAGGCTGCTATAGACGTGTGTTAAATCTTGTCGACCGGCATCTTTATAcaatgaatttgaaataaaccaCTTAATTGGTTATCACTCGCAGAGACTCGGACGGGACGGACATACAAATGTCACAGCACTCGTCAGATATTGAcgtaattgtttaatataaacgtaCATACAAcggtattatatatttatatatatatatatataacttataggagcattcatttattatctattctAAATTGTTTGAATTACATTTGTCTTAACATACAGATCTAAATATAACGAGTCGAGGTCCGTTGAAAAAAACTTAGTTATAAAACATGTAGGTACGTgcatattttatcaaagacACAAAAATTTCTTTCGAAATATCGACCattctttatacataattaacaaaaactacACAATTTATTGCCTGCCGTGGCATTGCTGCGTTTGCTCACATCAGCGTATTCACGGGCCGTAGCCGCTGCGGAcgttaaattatcaaaaatattaaaactgttaagTCAATTAGACGAGTATAAAACAGTGAGCCGGGCCGGGCTATAATGTAAAACGAACAcgtaaatagaattattatctAACATTTGATAGTGGAAAAGCGAACATTATGGGCATGTAGATATAATCTGTTCACCATCGTCCGCCATCAGgaataaacatattacaaTCACGTAACTCATAAGAAGTTAACAGCGAACGGtgatttcacaaaaaaaaaaaaacaagtctataacaaaaatagtgTCCATAGAAGGACATATGTCGCTCGCATACTTAAAGAACATACAAGTACAAGTGGAACGTGAGAAAAAATGACAGGCGTTGCGACAGCACAAAACTTGAGTGAATAAAATTGCGAAAAATCTGCATATTATGATCTATGAATCAAATGTAGACTCCGTCGCTGTCTGGCTAGCTACTGGCACGTACAAAGGCGACTATCAAACATACTTACACATACgtaacttattaaaatgagTTGAAATTGTGTGTGCACTTGAATTATTCAATGTGTCCTCACATGCATAACATTGAGTTTTTTCTTAACGTCTGATCCGCGTACAcgttctatatattaatatccttttatgtgcaataaaaatataagcgcACTCGAACAAAATAAGTTTACTATCAATTAATGAAGACACATTTTCCGTTGACTCACCGTATCTAAAATAAACAGCCCAACCAGCGGAATCGACGAACATATTGtcggttttaaaataaaatttaagaatgcAATTAAGTCTTTGTGATGTGAAAATTAATACGATACATCTTGAGAGGCTCTGTTCTCGGAGTCGTTAAAGTACCGCAGTGTAAATAACATCAccaaaatgtttgaaaagtGTGCCGGCAGATGTCGTACGTCAAACAATGTTTTAGGAAAGAGTGAAAGCGAATTACGGCTCGTTTCCGTCACACGCGCGATATTCCTATACGCCGCCGGAACACATTGCTTCTATACAGACCTCTCGTTGGTCACAGTTCTGAATGGtacaacaataattaattatattgccaTCGAATCATTGTCATAACATTTTGTCTAGAATCCAGAATTTAAAGAACgtctaattatttaaatgttccaCAATAATTTGTCACAACTATTTCTggaattaattactttgaaaGTCTTTGAAATAGACTTGTGGGCATAAATTAATTGTGAGCCTTATTTAGACTAATGCGGTTCGTATATCACAATCTAAATAGTGGCACATTATTGTAATACAGTAGACGATATGTCGACAGAATGATCAACCTCTGTTTGACGGCGGTTCTCTCGCGTTATAGCACTTGTTTATGGATGCGCGGGCGCCGACAACCGACACGGGATTACTTAGTTAGGCGACAAGACGGCCCCATTCAACGATTATCTTTAATGCACCATCCGTTTCACTTTTGCGCTTTAATTGCTCACCTAATTTCAATGGTACCAAATATAactcctttatttattacttggcAAGAGCTGCTCGCCACACAATTTAACCGCAATTAAAATTGTGCGGATGATGAAGTTACAATACGCCTACCGAATGCTTACCTAAAATAGAACAAAGAGATAGAAAATGTAGCTTTTAGTTTACCgagaataaataagaattgttTCGAGTATAAATGTGATGTTTTATATTGCAGTTGGAACAAAAGACGGTACAACCGGCCCCGGGTTCGGGAGGTCAGATGGTGACGGCGAGGAACGCCTGGCTCACATGCTCAATGAAGCCTCACATATCATGAAGACACCGACGGGACAAGCCAACAACGATGACTCCAGGAGCAACGAAGACTCCAGCTCACCGAGGACCCAGTGCCCGTCACCGTTTTCTAATaaggttaatattatataaatctgtttttttaattatttcaaatatacgaCGCTTACTAATAAGTCCTCATCGAACAGGATTCGAGTCAAAACAGACGGCTTAAGAAATACGAAAACGATGACATTCCTCAAGAAAAAGTAGTGCGTATATACCAAGAAGAGCTGGCGAAGATAATGACGAGACGCGTGGAAGACATGCGCCATAACAGAGACGGCTTCCCTGGGTAAGAATTACACCGACAGCACTTTATGTTAGGATAGAGAACCGTTCTGTTTttgaatcaattttatttttcaatcgaGAGCAGCAAATCTAAAACTAACGTGTAGCATGTTTCCACCATTTTTCAGCAGCGGCATGGCCCCGCACATGGAACGTCCTCCGGAAGACATTAGGATGGCTCTGGAAGCGTATCACAGGGAACTAGCCAAAATACAACCGGGCGGAAACATTCCGACCCTGCACAACTTGCCAGGGATGCCACCCTTCCCCAACCTGCTGGCCCTTCAGCAGCAAGCCATGCAAGCACAAAGCCAGCACATCAACGGCTCCGGGGCAATCCAAGATCTCTCTCTGCCCAAAGAGAAAAATACCAAAATTAATGGAATGACTGATAGTGATAAGGAAAGGTCTATGGACGCTGAAGAGGCCATCAGACACGCGGGAAGCGCTTTCTCGCTAGTTAGACCGAAATTAGAACCGGGACAGCAATCCACCGGCTCCTCGGCATCCAGCCCGCTGGGAAATGCTATTCTACCTCCCGCCATTACGCCGAATGAAGACTTCAGTAACTCGGCCGCAGCGAGTCCATTGCAAAGAATGGCTTCCATAACGAATAGTTTGATATCCCAGCCCCCGAATCCGCCACACCACGCGCCACCGCAGAGATCGATGAAGGCAGTCCTGCCACCGATAACTCAGCAACAGTTCGATTTGTTCAACAATTTGAACACGGAGGAAATCGTGAAGAGAGTCAAAGAGGCTCTCAGCCAGTATTCCATAAGCCAGAGATTGTTCGGCGAATCCGTGCTCGGCCTGTCTCAAGGATCCGTCAGCGATCTGCTAGCGAGACCGAAGCCATGGCACATGTTGACACAAAAGGGAAGAGAGCCGTTCATTCGTATGAAAATGTTCTTGGAGGATGAAAACGCAGTGCACAAATTGGTTGCGTCCCAATACAAAATCGCACCGGAGAAGCTGATGAGAACAGGAAACTATAGCGGAGCACCTTGTAAGTAGACAACGTCGTAACAGTAGAGACTTATTCACTTTGTGTAATTGAACTAGGAActcagtttataaaaatgctcGTCTTCTTTACAGCATGTCCGCCAAATATGAACAAGCCGATGCCACCAACACAGAAGATGATCTCAGATGCCACGGTGCTCCTTAGCAAGATGCAGCAGGAACAACTTCTAGGATCTGGACACTTAGGACATTTGGGACAACCGACCCCTCTCCTGTTGACTCCGCCTGGCTTCCCACCACATCACGCCGTGACGCTGCCGCCTCAGCATCACGACAACAACAACAAGGAGAGGAAACCACCACCGCCTCCACAACCCCATCACCAGCCGCCCGTGATGCGAGGCCTTCACCAGCACATGTCACCCAGCGTCTACGAGATGGCAGCTCTGACGCAAGACCTCGACACTCAGACGATCACGACCAAAATAAAGGAAGCGCTCCTCGCCAATAACATCGGACAGAAAATATTCGGCGAGGCCGTGTTGGGACTCTCCCAGGGATCGGTCAGTGAACTTCTATCGAAACCGAAACCCTGGCACATGTTGAGTATCAAAGGACGAGAGCCCTTCATCAGAATGCAGCTCTGGCTCAGCGATGCGCATAATATAGATCGTCTCCAAGCGTTGAAGAATGAGAGACGCGAAGCTAACAAGAGACGGCGATCGAGCGGACCCGGTCAGGATAACTCCTCGGACACCTCATCGAATGATACGTCGGAGTTCTACCACTCCAGCTCGCCTGGACCGATACCCGGCGCGCCGTCCGCCAAGAAGCAGCGCGTGCTGTTCTCGGAGGAACAGAAGGAAGCGCTGAGACTAGCCTTCGCTTTGGATCCCTACCCGAACATGCCGACGATAGAATTCCTCGCTGCCGAGCTGGGCCTGTCAACCAGAACGATCACCAACTGGTTCCACAACCATCGCATGCGGCTAAAGCAACAGGCGCCGCACGGCCTGCCCGCGGAACCTCCAGCACGAGATCAGGCCTCCGCTCCCTTCGATCCCGTACAGTTCCGTCTCCTGCTCAATCAGAGGCTTCTGGAGCTGCAGAAGGAGAGGATGGGCCTGGCGGGGGTTCCTCTGCCGTACCCGCCCTACTTCGCCGCCAACTCCAACTTCGCCGCCCTCATCGGTCGCGGCCTGCTGCCCACCGACGAGCGCGTCAAGGACCCTGCCGCCGGACTCGACCTCTCGATGCCGCTGAAGCGTGACCCTGACGGAGACGACTTCGAGGAGGACGACGTCGAGAGCAACCTCGGCTCCGAGGACTCCCTCGACGATGACTCCAAGACTGAGCCCAAGGCGGCCTCCACCCCCGCTGGTCGGTCCAGCCGCCGCAAGCCCGCGGCGCCGCAGTGGGTCAACCCCGACTGGCAGGACGAGAAGCCGCGCAACCCCGACGAGGTCATCATCAACGGCGTCTGCGTGATGCGCGCCGACGACTACCGTCGCGAGGCCACGGAGACCGTGAGGGTGGAGCCATCCCCCGCCCCCCGCGAGAGCTCCCCCGCCCCCCAGGACACGCCGCGCGCGCCCCGCACCCCCCGTACGCCGTCCCCGGACGTCCTGCCCGAGGACAAGATCAAGACGGAGGCGGAAGACGACCGGTGGGAGTATTAAAGCTTCACTCCGCCGACCTCAGTGCTAGTTCACAACGCGTGTCCGCGGTGCGTGGTCGTGGTCGTGGTCGTGGTCGTGGTCGTGGTCGTGGTCGTGGTCGTGGCCGTGGCCGTGGCCGCGGTCGCGGTCGGTGAACGTTTCGTCGGACGTCAAGACGCCGGTCGTTCGTCTCGCCGTGTTTCCGTTGTTCGATGTAAGGCCAAAGACTCTGTATATAACGTTAGAGCCGCCGTCGGCGTCGTTTGCGATACAAAAGTTTGCATTtcgctttaattttttacacacCCGTGGTACCCTGACTCGGTACAAATATCTGACTATAGTATactttaagttaattattaatttctttcgaTACGATTTCTGTAAATAATCATACCAAATATGTGTCGAGGCAGCGGACGCGTCGCGGCTGCacaatgtacatatgtattatgtatgtagGTAGCGGACGCCGCATCCTATGTGTAGTGTAGGAATGCCTGCGTTAGGGTTTAGGGGGAGGGGAGGGGAGGAGGGGGGAGGAGAGGGGAGAGAGGGGAGAGGTTcagttattgttaaaatttgaaGTGCAATCAGATGTAAATTTAAGCTATGGTCTAACTAAACCCCAGTTGaaagtattattatgtttatagtaACCGCtgaggttaaaaatattacgattgGTTTAAACGAgtctacatttaaattatacattttttttttttttattatatgtaatgattatcctatgtttttattttatattattttaacgtcCCGGCGACCGGGATCTGTCCACACGCGTGCGTACTCTAGTAACGTTTCTAGAATAAAAGAgctgtaatgttttttttttttatatatatttttagaaaaggTACAAAACTAGACGGAAATATGATATTTCTACAATTTAAGCAACTAATGTATTGCTGAtggttatagtttttattttattttttagcaataaattttgcttttaaaattattttcttctgtttttattttttttttttcatttttctctTTCGTTCTCCTTGatatcttttctttttataaataattaggtgataaatgttgtatatttaatggAACCGCACTCCTTGCATCACGATGtacatagttatttatattatttggtggAAATATTAACGTCACATGAGTGAATAAAGTACTTAGATAAGTAGTACAATATAGGTACAGAGACACAGACATGCCCTGGGACATGCACAGGACGGACGCATCCACAAAGCGACATATTAAAGTTCTAAAttgttgatttattaatataacttagcGTTAGATAattgtaatgataaaaaaatatttgaaaatctaACTAAACGAACCGTCACcattaaaacgaaataataaaaaatgaacaaTGATTGAGAGAACAACGCGATGATTCAGTCTAAGTATTAACCAAACTCCATACATAtcgatgttatataaaataaaaatataaattataacttaaattctAAGAATTAGTGTGTAATAGTCAATACTTTAGGCTGTTTGACAGTTTTTTAACagattaaatgttttagattATTGATTATGATTTGGAGAGGTACCTACTTATAGGCTTCTATGGTTTTCTCtgctttgtaaaaaataataaaaaaaaaatgtttacaatacTGTTATTATGGGAGCCACTGGCAACACTTCGTCGGGCATCGAAGTGACAAAAGGGGGAGCGCTTCCGCATCCCCGGAAGTGGTATACATACTTagtgataaataaatgaattagctgttaaataattcttaatattataatatgggaaggatttaatttttaaagtaatatcagTTAGTTCGatgtaatgttaatttacattttggtTTCCGATGTTTATCGCTACGTAAGATATTAAAGGTGACATATATTCGGGCTCTTATATACCTGTTATGTTgatattagtaaataatattgtacataGGCACCGTAGCTAATTGGTGAAGACATATTACGTATCAcccatattatataacataggTATAAATGATAGGGTAATCATTAATGttcatatcataatattaactgTAACAATGCTAACGACGAACATTGTCCTCTTTCTGAACAATttctaaagttattaaattaaaataaagaaattgctAATCgatgtttgtttcatttacatatgtattggATAACCATTTAAAGGTGCGTACGGAGAAGACCTCAAGTTCAAAGCTTTCGCATCAGAAGTAGCTATATATTATAggacttaaaattaaaaaaaatgttcagttTCTGCtgagaatttattaaaatgtaaacgcTATTCAGTAACATTGTCGTTATATCGAAcagtattattaaaagcaCCTaataatcgtaataaaataaagactaACTATATACGAGGCATTGATAAACATTGAACTATTCCCATACTACCTGAGGACACGCCTGCACCTCTTCGACTAATCTAATTTAACTAACACTGAAGCTAACTAACATCTCGTAATATTCTAAAGGACGGAACGCAGTATTTTAATCCACTTCTTCGATCAGTGGGCCGTCGTTGCTGTTGTTGGAGCCCTGTGGCTTCTTAGTACCCGCACCGTGAATTCTCCTCATCAGAGGCGCACAAACAGCGGATACCTCCTTGATCTTGTCCTCGTATTCCTCTTTCTCAGCCAAAGAATTCTTTTCAAGCCAACGCAGAGTATCGTCGCACATTCTCTTGGCTTTGGAGCTTTCCGCCTCCCCGAGCTTAGACCCCGCTTCGTCAATGGCTTGTTTGATTCCAAATATGTACGTTTCCAGTTTATTCCGAGACGCCACACGTTCTCTCTGCCTTTCGTCTTCGTCTCTGTACTTTTCAGCATCAGCAACCATTCGATCGATATCTGCCTGAGATAAACGTCCTTTGTCATTTTTGATGACTATATTCTTGCTCTTCCCCGTACTGTTTTCTTTGGCTGACACGTTTAATATACCATTAGCGTCCAAATCGAAAGCCACGTCGATTTGTGGGACGTTCCGTGGCGCTGGAGGTATTCCGGTGAGATCAAAGGTTCCTAGAAGATTATTGTCTTTCGTCATAGCCCTTTCACCTTCGTAAACTTGAATTGTCACGGCTGGCTGATTGTCCGCATAAGTCGTGAAGGTTTGC
This Danaus plexippus chromosome Z, MEX_DaPlex, whole genome shotgun sequence DNA region includes the following protein-coding sequences:
- the LOC116777685 gene encoding homeobox protein cut isoform X3, giving the protein MHPTGAASLPAAPEAEVQAMHSMDWLFKKERIYLLAQFWQQRATLAEKEVTTLKEQLATTSPTSLQATVPKTNGSHLEPSREQATETRIPERFSPDIKEEKRILADIDEDIEQKIEMAATARSNSNSSRSSPVVTQAGNLENELAAKEKEIAQLVEDVRRLQASLSALQEAHAQQLQRLEERLDEKKQHIARLEARLDTQRDYDDIKREISMLRFSELGAAERPHSLTHAKDIFGSQNHLLRTMDLGSNERVERKETLRSPAAPSLRDSSVERERSSERREPGVDEWPGTPPPLNNNTTHHNNNGPVPLPLPPPSPFRFEEHRPYRFAEDMGPLPPGALVGRLGDSLIPKGDPMEARLQEMLRYNMDKYANSNLDTLHISRRVRELLSVHNIGQRLFAKYVLGLSQGTVSELLSKPKPWDKLTEKGRDSYRKMHAWACDEAAIMLLKSLIPKKVGTKDGTTGPGFGRSDGDGEERLAHMLNEASHIMKTPTGQANNDDSRSNEDSSSPRTQCPSPFSNKDSSQNRRLKKYENDDIPQEKVVRIYQEELAKIMTRRVEDMRHNRDGFPGMFPPFFSSGMAPHMERPPEDIRMALEAYHRELAKIQPGGNIPTLHNLPGMPPFPNLLALQQQAMQAQSQHINGSGAIQDLSLPKEKNTKINGMTDSDKERSMDAEEAIRHAGSAFSLVRPKLEPGQQSTGSSASSPLGNAILPPAITPNEDFSNSAAASPLQRMASITNSLISQPPNPPHHAPPQRSMKAVLPPITQQQFDLFNNLNTEEIVKRVKEALSQYSISQRLFGESVLGLSQGSVSDLLARPKPWHMLTQKGREPFIRMKMFLEDENAVHKLVASQYKIAPEKLMRTGNYSGAPSCPPNMNKPMPPTQKMISDATVLLSKMQQEQLLGSGHLGHLGQPTPLLLTPPGFPPHHAVTLPPQHHDNNNKERKPPPPPQPHHQPPVMRGLHQHMSPSVYEMAALTQDLDTQTITTKIKEALLANNIGQKIFGEAVLGLSQGSVSELLSKPKPWHMLSIKGREPFIRMQLWLSDAHNIDRLQALKNERREANKRRRSSGPGQDNSSDTSSNDTSEFYHSSSPGPIPGAPSAKKQRVLFSEEQKEALRLAFALDPYPNMPTIEFLAAELGLSTRTITNWFHNHRMRLKQQAPHGLPAEPPARDQASAPFDPVQFRLLLNQRLLELQKERMGLAGVPLPYPPYFAANSNFAALIGRGLLPTDERVKDPAAGLDLSMPLKRDPDGDDFEEDDVESNLGSEDSLDDDSKTEPKAASTPAGRSSRRKPAAPQWVNPDWQDEKPRNPDEVIINGVCVMRADDYRREATETVRVEPSPAPRESSPAPQDTPRAPRTPRTPSPDVLPEDKIKTEAEDDRWEY
- the LOC116777685 gene encoding homeobox protein cut isoform X8; translation: MHPTGAASLPAAPEAEVQAMHSMDWLFKKERIYLLAQFWQQRATLAEKEVTTLKEQLATTSPTSLQATVPKTNGSHLEPSREQATETRIPERFSPDIKEEKRILADIDEDIEQKIEMAATARSNSNSSRSSPVVTQAGNLENELAAKEKEIAQLVEDVRRLQASLSALQEAHAQQLQRLEERLDEKKQHIARLEARLDTQRDYDDIKREISMLRFSELGAAERPHSLTHAKDIFGSQNHLLRTMDLGSNERVERKETLRSPAAPSLRDSSVERERSSERREPESAFKVGTKDGTTGPGFGRSDGDGEERLAHMLNEASHIMKTPTGQANNDDSRSNEDSSSPRTQCPSPFSNKDSSQNRRLKKYENDDIPQEKVVRIYQEELAKIMTRRVEDMRHNRDGFPGMFPPFFSSGMAPHMERPPEDIRMALEAYHRELAKIQPGGNIPTLHNLPGMPPFPNLLALQQQAMQAQSQHINGSGAIQDLSLPKEKNTKINGMTDSDKERSMDAEEAIRHAGSAFSLVRPKLEPGQQSTGSSASSPLGNAILPPAITPNEDFSNSAAASPLQRMASITNSLISQPPNPPHHAPPQRSMKAVLPPITQQQFDLFNNLNTEEIVKRVKEALSQYSISQRLFGESVLGLSQGSVSDLLARPKPWHMLTQKGREPFIRMKMFLEDENAVHKLVASQYKIAPEKLMRTGNYSGAPSCPPNMNKPMPPTQKMISDATVLLSKMQQEQLLGSGHLGHLGQPTPLLLTPPGFPPHHAVTLPPQHHDNNNKERKPPPPPQPHHQPPVMRGLHQHMSPSVYEMAALTQDLDTQTITTKIKEALLANNIGQKIFGEAVLGLSQGSVSELLSKPKPWHMLSIKGREPFIRMQLWLSDAHNIDRLQALKNERREANKRRRSSGPGQDNSSDTSSNDTSEFYHSSSPGPIPGAPSAKKQRVLFSEEQKEALRLAFALDPYPNMPTIEFLAAELGLSTRTITNWFHNHRMRLKQQAPHGLPAEPPARDQASAPFDPVQFRLLLNQRLLELQKERMGLAGVPLPYPPYFAANSNFAALIGRGLLPTDERVKDPAAGLDLSMPLKRDPDGDDFEEDDVESNLGSEDSLDDDSKTEPKAASTPAGRSSRRKPAAPQWVNPDWQDEKPRNPDEVIINGVCVMRADDYRREATETVRVEPSPAPRESSPAPQDTPRAPRTPRTPSPDVLPEDKIKTEAEDDRWEY
- the LOC116777685 gene encoding homeobox protein cut isoform X9 — encoded protein: MHPTGAASLPAAPEAEVQAMHSMDWLFKKERIYLLAQFWQQRATLAEKEVTTLKEQLATTSPTSLQATVPKTNGSHLEPSREQATETRIPERFSPDIKEEKRILADIDEDIEQKIEMAATARSNSNSSRSSPVVTQAGNLENELAAKEKEIAQLVEDVRRLQASLSALQEAHAQQLQRLEERLDEKKQHIARLEARLDTQRDYDDIKREISMLRFSELGAAERPHSLTHAKDIFGSQNHLLRTMDLGSNERVERKETLRSPAAPSLRDSSVERERSSERREPVGTKDGTTGPGFGRSDGDGEERLAHMLNEASHIMKTPTGQANNDDSRSNEDSSSPRTQCPSPFSNKDSSQNRRLKKYENDDIPQEKVVRIYQEELAKIMTRRVEDMRHNRDGFPGMFPPFFSSGMAPHMERPPEDIRMALEAYHRELAKIQPGGNIPTLHNLPGMPPFPNLLALQQQAMQAQSQHINGSGAIQDLSLPKEKNTKINGMTDSDKERSMDAEEAIRHAGSAFSLVRPKLEPGQQSTGSSASSPLGNAILPPAITPNEDFSNSAAASPLQRMASITNSLISQPPNPPHHAPPQRSMKAVLPPITQQQFDLFNNLNTEEIVKRVKEALSQYSISQRLFGESVLGLSQGSVSDLLARPKPWHMLTQKGREPFIRMKMFLEDENAVHKLVASQYKIAPEKLMRTGNYSGAPSCPPNMNKPMPPTQKMISDATVLLSKMQQEQLLGSGHLGHLGQPTPLLLTPPGFPPHHAVTLPPQHHDNNNKERKPPPPPQPHHQPPVMRGLHQHMSPSVYEMAALTQDLDTQTITTKIKEALLANNIGQKIFGEAVLGLSQGSVSELLSKPKPWHMLSIKGREPFIRMQLWLSDAHNIDRLQALKNERREANKRRRSSGPGQDNSSDTSSNDTSEFYHSSSPGPIPGAPSAKKQRVLFSEEQKEALRLAFALDPYPNMPTIEFLAAELGLSTRTITNWFHNHRMRLKQQAPHGLPAEPPARDQASAPFDPVQFRLLLNQRLLELQKERMGLAGVPLPYPPYFAANSNFAALIGRGLLPTDERVKDPAAGLDLSMPLKRDPDGDDFEEDDVESNLGSEDSLDDDSKTEPKAASTPAGRSSRRKPAAPQWVNPDWQDEKPRNPDEVIINGVCVMRADDYRREATETVRVEPSPAPRESSPAPQDTPRAPRTPRTPSPDVLPEDKIKTEAEDDRWEY
- the LOC116777685 gene encoding homeobox protein cut isoform X5 gives rise to the protein MHPTGAASLPAAPEAEVQAMHSMDWLFKKERIYLLAQFWQQRATLAEKEVTTLKEQLATTSPTSLQATVPKTNGSHLEPSREQATETRIPERFSPDIKEEKRILADIDEDIEQKIEMAATARSNSNSSRSSPVVTQAGNLENELAAKEKEIAQLVEDVRRLQASLSALQEAHAQQLQRLEERLDEKKQHIARLEARLDTQRDYDDIKREISLLRTMDLGSNERVERKETLRSPAAPSLRDSSVERERSSERREPGVDEWPGTPPPLNNNTTHHNNNGPVPLPLPPPSPFRFEEHRPYRFAEDMGPLPPGALVGRLGDSLIPKGDPMEARLQEMLRYNMDKYANSNLDTLHISRRVRELLSVHNIGQRLFAKYVLGLSQGTVSELLSKPKPWDKLTEKGRDSYRKMHAWACDEAAIMLLKSLIPKKAESAFKVGTKDGTTGPGFGRSDGDGEERLAHMLNEASHIMKTPTGQANNDDSRSNEDSSSPRTQCPSPFSNKDSSQNRRLKKYENDDIPQEKVVRIYQEELAKIMTRRVEDMRHNRDGFPGMFPPFFSSGMAPHMERPPEDIRMALEAYHRELAKIQPGGNIPTLHNLPGMPPFPNLLALQQQAMQAQSQHINGSGAIQDLSLPKEKNTKINGMTDSDKERSMDAEEAIRHAGSAFSLVRPKLEPGQQSTGSSASSPLGNAILPPAITPNEDFSNSAAASPLQRMASITNSLISQPPNPPHHAPPQRSMKAVLPPITQQQFDLFNNLNTEEIVKRVKEALSQYSISQRLFGESVLGLSQGSVSDLLARPKPWHMLTQKGREPFIRMKMFLEDENAVHKLVASQYKIAPEKLMRTGNYSGAPSCPPNMNKPMPPTQKMISDATVLLSKMQQEQLLGSGHLGHLGQPTPLLLTPPGFPPHHAVTLPPQHHDNNNKERKPPPPPQPHHQPPVMRGLHQHMSPSVYEMAALTQDLDTQTITTKIKEALLANNIGQKIFGEAVLGLSQGSVSELLSKPKPWHMLSIKGREPFIRMQLWLSDAHNIDRLQALKNERREANKRRRSSGPGQDNSSDTSSNDTSEFYHSSSPGPIPGAPSAKKQRVLFSEEQKEALRLAFALDPYPNMPTIEFLAAELGLSTRTITNWFHNHRMRLKQQAPHGLPAEPPARDQASAPFDPVQFRLLLNQRLLELQKERMGLAGVPLPYPPYFAANSNFAALIGRGLLPTDERVKDPAAGLDLSMPLKRDPDGDDFEEDDVESNLGSEDSLDDDSKTEPKAASTPAGRSSRRKPAAPQWVNPDWQDEKPRNPDEVIINGVCVMRADDYRREATETVRVEPSPAPRESSPAPQDTPRAPRTPRTPSPDVLPEDKIKTEAEDDRWEY